The Xanthomonas rydalmerensis genomic interval AGATACTCGGCCTGGGTGCCGCTCTCCTCCTTCAGCTTCACCGACGACACCAGTTCGAGCCCGGCGGTGTGGTGTTTCTGGAAGAAGCACGCGCGCTCGGCACCGGCCGGGCAGCGGATGATCGACAACGGGCGGCCGGCGATCTCCGGCAACAGGTGATCCATCACCGCGCTGTAGTAGTCCCAGACCTCGCGCTTGGTCGCGCCGATGTCGGGGAAGACCACGCGGCCCGGGCTGGACAGCGTCGGCGGCGTGCGTGCGCTGTCGGCGCTTGCGACGTCGCGCTTGCCGCTTCCGGCCTTGGCCACGTTCGCAGCCGTTTTGGTCGCTTTAGTCGCTTTGGCCGTCTTGTCTGGCTTCTCTGTTTTGGCCTTTCTGGCGGCCGGCGTGGCGCGCGCTGCCGCCGCGCGCGGCGCCGGGGCGGCGCTATCGCCGCCGAGGTCGGTAATGTCCTTGTCGGGGCGCACCGCCTTCAGCGAGGCCTGGCGCAGCAACTGCTGGCCACCGATGCCGCGGTAGAACACCTCCACTACGAAGCGCGGTGCGAACCAGCGCGCGCTGCGCAGGTCGGTCTCGGTGGTCGGCACGTGCACGCTGGGCGTGGCGCTGCCGGCCTTGCCGATCAGCGCGGTCAGCTCGCGCAGCAGGGCGTCGGAGAAGCCGGAGCCGACCCGCCCGGCGTACAGCCAGCCGTGCTCGGGATCCGGCCGTGCCAGCAGCAGCGAGCCGAAGCCGCTGCGGCTGCCCTTGGGCGCGGTGTAACCGACTACCGCGAACTCGTCAGACCGCAACTGCTTGGTCTTGCGCCAGTCGTCGCTGCGGCCGCCGTGGTAGCCGCGGTCGGCACGCTTGGAGACGATGCCTTCGAAACGCTGCGCGCCGGCGAGCTGGAATGCGGCGTCGCCATCGCCGTCGATGTGCGAGCTGAAGGCCAGGTGCGCATCGGCGCCCTGCAGCAGCCGCTGCAGCAGCGCCTTGCGCGCGGACAGCGGTGCGGCGGCGATGTCGATGCCGTCCAGGTGCAGCAGGTCGAACAGGGCCAGCGCCAGCTTGCCCTGGCGCTCGCCGGACAGCACCGCCTGCAGCAGGTTGAAGTCTTCCTTGGTCCCCTTGCCGGCGATCAGTTCGCCGTCCAGCGCCGCCGAACGCAGGCCCAGCGCGGCGATGGCATCGCGGATCTCGGGGATCTTGTCGGTCCACTCGATCGCGTTGCGCGACCACAGCCGCACCACGCCATCGGCGACGGTGGCCAGGATCCGGTAGCCGTCCCACTTGATCTCGTGGATCCAGTGCGCGCCCTGCGGCGGCGCGTCGCCAAGCCGGGCCAGTTGCGCCGCGAACGGCCCATCCGGTGCCGCGGCCGGCACCGCGCCAGGCAGCGCCTGGGCGAGCTTGGCCCAGTTCGTCCGGCGGCCCTTGTGCGCCGGGACCGCGACGACCTTGGCCTTGCGTTTGTCGGGTTTGCCGGCGCCGGCGCGCTTCACGTCCTGCGCAGGCGCCGCGGTGACATCGGCCAGCAGATCGTCGGCCTCCAGATCGCCGGCGAAGGCGTCGTCCTCCTTGAACAGCAGCCACTGCGGTTGCCGCGCCGGCTTGCCCGAGCGCACCAGGTGCCAGCCGCCCTTGAGCTTGTCGCCGAACAGTTCGAAGCGCAGATGGCCCTTGGCCAATTGCGCCTCCGGATCGTCCGCGCTGCTCCACACGCCGTGATCGAATTGGGCGACGTGGCCGCCGCCATATTCGCCCTGCGGGATCTCGCCCTCGAACGTGGCGTAGTCCAGCGGGTGGTCTTCCACTTCCACGGCCATGCGCTTGACCTTGGGGTCGTAGCTCGGCCCTTTCGGCACCGCCCAGCTCTTCAGCGCATCGCCGACCTGCAGGCGGAAATCGTAGTGGCGGCGGCTGGCGTGGTGCAGCTGCACGACGAAGATCGGCCGCTGCCCGGCCGGCACCGGCTTGCCCGGCTCCGGCTCGCGGGTCTTGTCGAAGCGGCGCTTGCGGCGGTAGTCGGCAAGGCTCATGGCGCGGGTCCGGCCCGCGTCACTTGCGCAGGTGCGCGCGGACCGCCGCGGCGCTGCTGCCCACCGCCTGCACCGCGGCGCGGAGTTCGTCGGCGGAGACGCCCAGGGCCTGCGTCCAGTAGCGCACTTCGTAGTCTTCGTGGAGGTTGATGCGGTCGCGATCGGGCGAACCGGTGTTGCGGGTGTCGTCGCTCATGCCGATGTCCTGTGCAGAAGCCGCTGCGGTCGTGGGGCGCACGCCGCAGCGCGGCGGCGGGGGCCGACGGACGCGGCATGCGTCGGCGGACCGGTGCGGAAACTTCTAGTCGCGCCGGCGTGGCACCGCCGTGAACGCCGTGTCTGCCCCATGCATGCGCGCCCGCCGGGGTGGGGCGCGCATGCCGCCCGCTCAGAACGCCAGCGAGGTGCTGAACAACAGTTGCCGTGGTGCGCTGCGCTGCAGCGTCTGGTAGTCGCCAGCGAACGACGAGCCGGCGATATTGGCGGTGCCGATGTTGTGGCGGTCGAGCAGGTTGCTCACGTCCAGGCGCAGTTCCAGGCCCGGCAGCCGGCTGTCCGCGCCCAGCGTGTAGGCCGTGTACGCGTTGACCTGCCAGAACGCCGGCACGCGCAGGTCGTTCTCGTAGGTGAAGGGCTGATGCAGGTATTCGGTGCTGGTGGCGCCAAGACGCCAGTGGCGCACGTGCGCCGACAGGTCGCTGACCAGCGACACCTGCGGATAGCCTGGTTGCGCCTTGCCCCGGATCGGGTAGACGTCGCCGTCGACGACGACATCGCGGTCGTAGACCGAACGCGCCAGCGCCACGCCCTGGTAGAGCTGCAGGTGCGGGGTCAGGTCGACGGTCACGCCCAGGTCGGCGCCGAACGTGTGCATCTTCGGCATCACCTGCACGGTGTTGACCTGCGCGAACTGGGTGCCGACCGCGGCCGACAGCAGGCGATGGCGGATGTCGCCGTAGAACACGTCCGCGGTGACGGTGGCGCGGTCGAAGCGATGGGTGCCGCCGACGGTGAGGTTCCAGTCCTGTTCGGGGCGCAGGCTGCGGGTGAGGCGGTCGAAGGCGCCCTGGTCGGGCACGGTCCAGGCCGAGGCGGTATAGCCGATGTTGCCGCGCTGGGCGACGCGGAAGCCGTTCATGGCGCTGCCCAGGTCGATGAAGCCATCGGTCTGCGCGGTCGGGCTCCAGAACAGCGACAGGTGCGGCAGGAACGCGCTCTTGGCCCGGAGCGTGCCGGATGCGGGCCGGTCCGGCGCATCGCCGACACCGCCGCCGCTGGTGCGAAAATCCACCGCCTTGGCGCCCACGCCCAACACCAGCGTGTCGTTCAGTGCGATGTCGTCGTGCACGTAGGCCTGCCGCGTGCGCGTGGTCCACTGCGAGACGTTGTCGGTCTTGAACGCCGGGCCGTACACGTCCCACGGTCCGATGGT includes:
- the ligD gene encoding DNA ligase D yields the protein MSLADYRRKRRFDKTREPEPGKPVPAGQRPIFVVQLHHASRRHYDFRLQVGDALKSWAVPKGPSYDPKVKRMAVEVEDHPLDYATFEGEIPQGEYGGGHVAQFDHGVWSSADDPEAQLAKGHLRFELFGDKLKGGWHLVRSGKPARQPQWLLFKEDDAFAGDLEADDLLADVTAAPAQDVKRAGAGKPDKRKAKVVAVPAHKGRRTNWAKLAQALPGAVPAAAPDGPFAAQLARLGDAPPQGAHWIHEIKWDGYRILATVADGVVRLWSRNAIEWTDKIPEIRDAIAALGLRSAALDGELIAGKGTKEDFNLLQAVLSGERQGKLALALFDLLHLDGIDIAAAPLSARKALLQRLLQGADAHLAFSSHIDGDGDAAFQLAGAQRFEGIVSKRADRGYHGGRSDDWRKTKQLRSDEFAVVGYTAPKGSRSGFGSLLLARPDPEHGWLYAGRVGSGFSDALLRELTALIGKAGSATPSVHVPTTETDLRSARWFAPRFVVEVFYRGIGGQQLLRQASLKAVRPDKDITDLGGDSAAPAPRAAAARATPAARKAKTEKPDKTAKATKATKTAANVAKAGSGKRDVASADSARTPPTLSSPGRVVFPDIGATKREVWDYYSAVMDHLLPEIAGRPLSIIRCPAGAERACFFQKHHTAGLELVSSVKLKEESGTQAEYLVVDDAAGLLELVQFNALEFHPWGAKAQRPDVADRVVFDLDPGPDVPFAEVKRAATDIRKLLAQLELESFLRVSGGKGLHVVVPLAPGCDWDLTKRFAHGFADAMAQSQPDRFLATASKRLRNQRIFVDYLRNGRGATAVASYSLRARAGAPVAMPLAWSDLPKLHRADAFKLRDVPAKLKRRRKDPWAGIDTLKQNLARWAEAE
- a CDS encoding DUF3606 domain-containing protein, whose protein sequence is MSDDTRNTGSPDRDRINLHEDYEVRYWTQALGVSADELRAAVQAVGSSAAAVRAHLRK